The following coding sequences are from one Longimicrobiaceae bacterium window:
- a CDS encoding IS630 family transposase gives MPRGPRPTPLSLSESDREALLRLARRPKTAQALALRARIVLACAEHPDASHGQIARELGVHRATVGVWRKRFAERGLEGLLDEPRPGAPRTITDEDVERVLTLTLESQPTDATHWSTRGMARASGMSQTAISRIWRAFGLQPHRSETFKLSKDPLFIEKVRDIVGLYLAPPDRALVLCLDEKPQIQALEPTAPVLPMQPGQVERKTHDYIRHGTLDLFAALDVKAGTVIAECQPRHRSVEFRHFLDSIDQNVPSELEVHLVLDNSSIHKTALIRDWLVKRPRYHIHFTPTTASWLNLVEVWFALLTSKQLKRGVHPSIDALEQAIHRYVGATNEHPKPFVWTRTADEILQSVARFCQRISNSDH, from the coding sequence ATGCCTCGAGGACCTCGCCCCACCCCGCTCTCTCTCTCGGAGTCTGACCGAGAGGCACTTCTCCGCCTTGCGCGTCGCCCCAAGACGGCGCAGGCGCTCGCCCTTCGTGCCCGCATCGTGCTCGCGTGCGCGGAGCATCCCGACGCCTCCCATGGCCAGATCGCGCGTGAACTGGGGGTGCACCGAGCCACGGTGGGCGTCTGGCGCAAGCGCTTCGCCGAGCGCGGGCTGGAGGGCCTGCTGGACGAGCCGCGCCCCGGAGCTCCGCGCACGATCACGGACGAAGACGTCGAGCGCGTGCTGACGCTGACGCTGGAGAGCCAGCCCACGGATGCGACGCACTGGAGTACGCGGGGCATGGCGCGGGCATCGGGCATGAGCCAGACGGCGATCAGCCGCATCTGGCGAGCCTTCGGGCTGCAGCCGCATCGCAGCGAGACGTTCAAGCTCTCCAAGGACCCGCTTTTCATCGAGAAGGTCCGCGACATCGTCGGGCTCTACCTCGCTCCGCCGGATCGGGCACTGGTGCTCTGCCTCGACGAGAAGCCGCAGATCCAAGCGCTGGAGCCGACAGCTCCGGTGCTGCCGATGCAGCCTGGACAGGTGGAGCGGAAGACGCACGACTACATCCGCCACGGTACGCTCGACCTCTTCGCAGCGCTGGACGTCAAGGCGGGCACTGTGATCGCAGAGTGCCAGCCGAGGCACAGGAGCGTGGAGTTCCGGCACTTCCTGGACAGCATCGACCAGAACGTCCCGTCGGAACTGGAGGTGCACCTGGTCCTGGATAACTCCTCGATCCATAAGACCGCGCTCATTCGGGACTGGCTGGTCAAGCGCCCACGCTACCACATCCACTTCACTCCGACCACCGCATCCTGGCTCAACCTGGTCGAAGTCTGGTTCGCACTCCTGACTTCCAAGCAGCTCAAGCGTGGGGTTCACCCCAGCATCGACGCCCTGGAGCAGGCGATTCATCGGTACGTGGGTGCCACGAACGAACACCCCAAGCCTTTCGTCTGGACCAGGACCGCTGACGAGATTCTGCAGAGCGTCGCACGCTTCTGCCAGAGGATCTCTAACTCAGACCACTAG